The sequence TTCTCTTTGGATCCAAAGTATGTGAACGCCTGTTTTGTACATGCATTTTATCTAATTTAGCTAAAAGTACGTTCCAATCATATttgcttgaagaaaaaaaaaaaaaaaacaacaactggaaAAGTGACTGAGTGTCATGTgacttttggtttgttttataatttatttattaactcCAGTGtgacattgatgtttattttgtcgCACCTGAGCGTTTTCCTTGATTTTCACCGAGTCGCTACACTGACACctagtttgttttttgacacTGTGTTGCTTTCTTACTCACtttaaacttgttttttgctgtatttttgtGATGTATAATCTAAGTGTGATTGACCATGCCTAATTTTAATGCTAACTAGTagcttaaaatgaaataaataggaCAAAGACTAACATCAAAGCCTGTATTTGTCTGTTCCTGGGCTAAACCGTGACACCAGATGAGACTTGTTTCAAGtcacataaaaatgaaattaaatcaaGTAACATACATCTAAAATAAGATAAATCTACTCACCTTCTGAAGACGGCATGTAATGGAGCAGGCGAGGAAAGATGTCCTTGAGGAGCGATACTGCCCCCCAGTGGCCGTTTTGGGCactgttgaatttcaaaagttTTGCGTACAcctgtatatatattaaaatgaaggaaaatTACTGTTAAATTCTTTTTGTTGACGTCAAATTGCTTAGTAATACTAGCAACATGCCAAGTGTCTTTAAGGTTTCCAAAAGTGCGTGTGTTACTTGTGTGTTGCGTTGTATCAGCTTTCAACGCTGGTCTTATTTTAACGGCTGGTGGCGCGCTAATCGCAGCCGACTTGCCAACCTCCCCCTCAATAACAAGACGAACCTTGTCTTTGTCCTCCCTGCTCCCAAAATAAACCCCCCTTGCCCCCAccaatgggggaaaaaatgtttggTGATTGGAAGGGTGTGATCACTAATTATACAAATTATGTAACAAGTGATGTCGTAACACGCTTAACTTTAACCTTTAAAGACAATTATATTCAATATATTGAATGTAATTTTTCTTAatcaaaattttgaaaaaaataataattttgctcTATTTTACCATCTCATACCTGAGATTAGTTTTTTACCCTTTAATGTTTAAAAGCTGGCATGTTCTTATTTGTATTAGTCCGACATTTTCTACATTATAtttagaaatatatatttaattcatttctgTTTCATGCATAATTCTGTGTTTGCATATTTTCCACTGATGTCATCTGTGTGCAAACTACTTATTTTCATGACGCCTTTTGAACTTTTGGTGGAGGGGTCAGGGGCTGTGCACAGGGTGGTGGACGTGGGGCAGTGTCACTCAGGCACGTAATGACTGGCAGTGCAGACACCTGAACGCACCACGTAACGAAACAAGTTTGtttctcttatttatttattttcttatagTTCTCGGGCACCCAGAGGAGGTCACACCCAAGTACGGGCAGGGCCCCACATAGATGGAAGAGGGcgtgctgattttttttctactccgCGGGAGGGGGGCGAGAGGGGGGGCTGGGACTTCTGCCCCAGGGGCACCCCCAAAGCATGTGAGCTTTTGCCGTGCACTTTAAAGAGCGTCCTTTCTGCTGTGTCAAGGTATGAGCACATCTATGCTTTTTTTACTGGCACACAAGAAACACTGAAATGATTCTCATGATATTTCAATATGAATTATGGGCGTTTTAATTAGTCTTTGGAGTGCAAACAAAGCCAACAATGGTGCCTGCTCTAGTGGCCTCTGCTTTGTCACTttttgtgcgtctgtgtgtgtgttaccgtTACATTTTTGCTACTTTTTAAAGAGCTTGTCCACCTTTTTAAGAGAATTCAAGAGCTGCGTTGGAAATTTACAAGATTTAATTAAAGTTATTTAATTTGGGGGGAAAGGCATTACCAGGCCACCGTAATGCcgggaaatattttattatttacatttgtttaggTTGCATAATgttaattttcatcatttgtgcTTCTCGCAGGTGTGGAGAATATCAAGAGCGTCAGTCCATGGATTTATTAGCTTTAAAACAGCGACATTATTGTAagtttttcctccttttaaTTTTATAACGAACATGCTACAAAAGATGACATTGttagtttaaaaaatgacCCTCATAGCTCAGAATTGAATGATTTGTAggtgatttattcattttcaagcTATGTAAGGGACATTCACCATTTATAACATTTTAAGAATTGTTAAAGGTATTTGCCTGTCATTTTCCCCCATTATTCATGATGAGAGATGCGttgaaatgtttgaatttCATCATGTGCCATATGGCATCACTTTGTTGTTTAAAGCGTATATTGAATAgagttcattcatttaaattttcGTATGaatttgcttttactttttataATTCATAATTTGTAACACGTTGGCtttgcaatttgaaaaatgtactaTTTTTTACTATTTAGTTGGCATTTTCCGTTGGTGCAGCAGGTAATAATTTACCTGCGttcttttttaactttttcacAACATAACATATTAGGATCAAACATGTTCTGTCCTAATTTTGGAAtactttatataaatatattttatggaGTCCACCCCAACGtgctaaaaaatatttgatcatgCAAACTAAAATTGGATCACaagtataattttttttctgattggtGCTTTTTTATAGGGCTTCTTTAATTAGTATTGCTAATAATTACAATGAGGCATGTACAGTGGGTAGCCAGTTGAAAGGAGGGTGGTGTCGCTATTTgttcccgtgtgtgtgtgtgtgtgtgtgttttgcagcgTGATAATGTCGATCTCAGCACATGCCTGCTGGCCAGTGGAGCGAACAGGTGAGCAGGCAAGCAAGCACTGCCTGCCgaacagaaagagagagagagcgagcgagcgagagaggacAGTTTAGTACAGTAGATGAAATGTGTTGATGAGATTTACCGTAAGAGACTAAGTTGTGTCTTTGAGAACAactgtccatccattttgtaaaccgcttatcctcacgagtgTCGTGGGCGTGCTGAAACTTATCCCAAAAGTCTTTGGGTggcaggcgggggacaccctgaactggtcgccagccaatcgcagggcacacaatttggagtgctcaatcggcccaCCGTGCATGTTttgtaataattaaaaaaaagaaaactgtgcAAAGTTTGCATGTTTCCAATTCCAGCATATTACATTTGAGGATGTTATTTTACCTGAGCGCCGTCTGTCGTCTGCCCCTCTTCCTGACCCGACATTGTCCACAGGCTGGCAGTCTTGAAGCATGGGTGACTGGAGTTTTCTGGGGCGTCTGTTGGAGAACGCCCAGGAGCACTCGACGGTGATCGGCAAGGTGTGGCTGactgttttgttcatcttcCGGATCCTGGTGCTGGGCGCCGCCGCCGAGGAGGTGTGGGGGGACGAGCAGTCCGACTTCACCTGCAACACGCAGCAACCCGGTTGCGAGAACGTGTGCTACGATCAGGCCTTCCCCATCTCGCACATCCGCTTCTGGGTCCTGCAGATCATCTTCGTGTCCACACCCACGCTCATCTACCTGGGACACGTGCTGCATATTGTGCGCATGGAGGAGAAGCGCAAGGAAAAGGAGGACGAACTGCAAAAAGCCAACAGATTCCAGGAAGAGGTGAGGGGAACCTTCATTGGGTTGCCAATTTTAAGACTTTGGGACAAAAACCCTTCAGACACGTTAATGCTTACGAGATGAGGTTTGAAGATCTGTCCCTCTGCTTCCAGGAGAAGGAGCTGCTGTACAGGAGTGGCGATAGCAGTGGGGGACGTCGAAGCAAAAAGCCCAAGCCCCCCATCCGGGACGAGCACGGCAAAATCCGCATCCGAGGAGCTCTGCTGCGCACCTATGTCTTCAACATCATCTTCAAGACTCTCTTTGAGGTGGGCTTCATCCTGGGCCAGTATTTCCTGTACGGGTTCCAGCTGCAGCCCTTGTACAAGTGCGCCCGCTGGCCCTGCCCCAACAAGGTGGACTGCTTCATCTCGCGGCCCACGGAGAAGaccatcttcatcatcttcatgCTGGTGGTGGCTTGCGTTTCGCTTTTCCTCAACCTGCTGGAGATCTACCACCTGGGTTGGAAGAAGCTCAAGCAGGGCATGACCAACCCTGTCTCGCAGGAGCAAGAGTCCGCGCGACGCTCCGCCCGTACCGACGCCCGTGAGCCGCAGTGCTCGACCCCCGGGACCGGGGGCAAGTACACGGACGTAACGGCCGGCAGCGGGGCCTTCCTGCCCCGGCCGGAGTTTAAGGTGGACAACTTGCAGCAGGAGGAGGCCCTCCGTCAACACGCGCCCGTCGCCCACTACTAcatcagcaacaacaacaaccatcaGCTGGCCGCCCAGCAGAACTGGGTCAACCTGGCCACGGAGCAGCAAACTCGGGAGTTGAAAGCAACGTCCCCCACGCAcacgtcttcctcctcctcctcttcctcatccaACCAGCCACCCGTGGTGGACGCCGCCCACAGTGCCACCCCGAGTACCAGTCCGAGTACCCGCAGCAGCCCGGGCTCCGAGATCAACGAGTCTGATAAGTGCCActtcaccaccaccaccaccacggtGGAAATGCACAAGCCCCCCGTGACCACCACACCGGACCCTCGGCGATTGAGTAGGGccagcaagagcagcagcgTCCGGGCCAGAGCCAACGACTTAGCGGTATGAGCCCCGCTCCGGGCCTCCCTAACCCGGAAAGCGACACTTCCTGACGGCAAAATGATACCAAAAGGTGGCATATATCTTTCCGTTTCGCACGTAACCCACCTAGGAGGGACATTCGTGTGGCTTTGATACTACTAAGTTGGACTTTGAGCCTTCCAAGCAGAGCCCAGGGAAGCGGGTACATTGACAAGTTAGTGAGCTTTCACACAACTAAGTTTCGGGTGTTAAATGTTACACCTCGGTCCCCTGACCCCTTTGCGCACCGCTGCTGTTTCACTTGTGATACTACTTTTTAAACGCTCCGAGACAGTGACGACCCGGGAAAAGCCAGCTTTGCCGCCAAGTGTGAAAGGGGCTGAGGACTCTTTCGGGGAAGAtctagttttgttttgttttcttcttctagcTGCACTGAATGGACTCCTGTGGGTGCCCGGTTTTAAATCGGTACCCACAATGCACTGCAGCACCCGCCCCCTGAACAGAGCAACGGGCTGGCCCTGAGGGAGTCTCAAACCGCTAACATGGCACttgacacaaaatgaaacatatTATTGAATTCTACACAAAACAAgacttgtcattttgtaaGTAACATACTTTGACTTTTCCAAACACATCCAATGAAGTTGGCTTCACTCACAAAGTACAACAAAAACCAAAGATGTCATTCAAACACTTTCACCAAAGTGCTGTCTTCAGGGCCTTTTACCAAAAAGATgcaatttcttatttttacgcagcaaaaatgagaaaaacattctgacagtattttgcatttttccccccccagttTACATTTTAGTAGTTGATTTGCACATGTAGGAAACAAAATCTAACATTGCTAGAACGAGAGAGCGTCCTCTAAGGAACAtaaaatctttttaaaaatgtcttaaCATCTGCTCACAGCAGAGGCAGAGTTTTAAAGAAATttgaaaaaccaaacaaaaagttaTTCATTTTATGACGACAAAAGTAGAATGTCAGTTTGTGCGTGTtcacgtgtgtgcgcgcgcgcgtgtgtgaaTGATCCTTTTGTAAAGTTGAtgtaaatgttcatttacctcaaatgtttacaaaaactgttactaaataaaacttttttgtaCTAGAGTATTGTGTATCAATAATTAATTTAAGGGTCATATTACATTtgacttgttaaaaaaatctgaattattTGGGTGCAGTGTAAAAGTCGACTGCATCATCTTGACATTGCTAATTTTGGGGAATCGTCTCTTGGGTTGGACATCAGTACGATTACGCTCGAGGCTAACCGGGTAGAGGGCACAATAACAGACACGGGACAAGCGGCACCATAACCCTCAGGCGGGTCCGATACACGAGTGGTCAGTGGCTGCGGAGTGACAGCAGACGAGCTCATCAGCCGTCACTCGCCTCACACACGTCAACGGTTCGCACGCCACACGGACCTTCGCATTTAACACGCACCGACGGCTGCTTCACTGTGACGAGCGTTCACATGAGCCTCGCAGCCTGTAGTCTGCGTTGAGCTTTTCAAGTTGGAAAAGTTTGTCACTCAAGTGGTCAGAGCAGAGTTATTTTTAGCCTTTAATCATCTGACAAATTCACACTCTGCCCACTGGACAAATACCTTACACCCCCTTCGCCCTCCCCCACACCCTCACAACCTTTCTGTATTTCAGGGGTGTGATGACTTTGTTCCTTTTGCGGTCTGTACTCCATAGATGTCTGGCcagcattcatttttaaaattattactAATTATTAAATTCATATCACAGATTATTCACATTAGAACTATTATAATGTCTACTGATGCAATATTGCAGTCATGTGGCTTGCTTTGACTGATACAATCCGAAAAAGAGGGTGAGGGGGTGTAATAGGGTCGGGGACTTGAATAAGCTCTGCGGGGACACCTACAGGTCAGGCCAGGATTTGTTCCTATCACATTCAGCATCAATTTTTGCAAAACGTTTTCATGTGActtacaaattaaaaacaagataaatattacgctttttttttcccctcaacgATTCCTGTCTGCACTGTATTCATGTTTGATCGCCTCTTGAAGGGGCGTGACCTAGTAACCGTCAGGTCTAGAGTCACTAgagcatttttacatttgaaccATTTCTATTTATTAATAGTGCAATAAACAGCTGAAAGGGTGTTGGCGACTAACATTTACCCTCATCCATCCCCAAGTCATGTCTCGTTCCATCATTAAAGCGCCACATTAGTTTCAATCATGTGATAGAGGAGGCCGGGTGGGCCGCCTATAGTCTGCCTCCCCCTGCACCTGACCCGCGCTTCTCCCACACCGCCGCTGCTGAGCGCAGCGCTTTCTTTGTGGCCCCTGAAAGGCTTGGGATTGTGGccgaacaataaaaaaaaaaaacggtccGCGGGGGtgaccaaaaatgtttttgacacTCGCCGGCAGCACTTGAATAGGGCAAGTTACTGGAGTCTGgccaacaatgacaaaataagGCTTAAGTCACCCTTTCTGGTACGAGCAGCCATCCACATTTTTGGAGGGTGGGGACAAGGCATATACACACAACCCAGTAGTATTTCTACAGTCCACTTGGCTTCACTTAGCCAGATGCTACAACTCACCTCTACGGTGCGACCGAAAACTCGAGTTGAAAGTGCCATCACATCGCCCCTAGTggagagaagttgaataaTTGAATCATCCGTTGTCCCTAAAATCAATTGAGACAGACACACCTAATTTCTGGATTAGCAACAGATACCTGTGCAGCCATCTcacaaaaaacaagtacaaatgacaaacatgTGTTTGAAAGTGAGAAAATAAGACTAATTTATAAAAAACAGATATTACCTCATTCTGCTAATCCAAGTAGATTCAACACTTCAGCTGTGTTCTTTCTGTAGCtgatatgaaaagaaaaattgtgaACAATGGAATGATAAACATAATTACAAGTGGAcaacatttacatttaaagcatacattaaatcacattttgaataaaaacaagtgagcCGTgtgattagaaaaaaaagaaaaagaaaagatcattTATTGAAGACGAGCACACACCACACGCGTTCATATTTACACACTGAGGCACATTCACACCCGAGTCAGCGGCGACACCCAGGTTGGCATCGACGCCACCCCAACGGGTTCGCTTAAAGGTTTTCCAATTCAACTCCGGTAATCAGGCGCAAACCCGACCGGCCTCCCTGTAGGCGGACTAAAGAGCGCTGATGTCCGAAAAAGATGCTCCGTTCGTCACCGCAATTCATCCAAATTAAGCTTGCCGCCCAACATTTCAACCAAGCAAATATAGCAAGTagcaaaacaaatctgaaGTCATTTTGACGGCAAATCCTCTCAACGCAAACCTGAGTTTAGTCTTTTTCTTGGGAGGAAtcagatgaataaaataaaaacgggaCAATGGAAAAACCCAAACAAGCTGCTCGCCTTTCGTGGTTTCCTGTGGAGaatctcctttttttcttttttaaaggagctttatggaaaaaaaaagaaaagtacaaaaagaggacacagaaacaaggagaaataaatatgtttttaaaaaaatatggtgAGTGTTTTTTCGTTGTCCCTTTCGTGACTAGCCCAGTTCATACCGCCCCGCCCCTCCTTGTCGACAAAATGCCACCAAAACAGTCCAGCCCAAGTGAGCGTGCGACCCTACGTTGCCTGTTGGTGATGTCGTTTGAGGAGatccttttgtttgctttctaCTGCGCCCTCTAGCGGCTGCTTGCAAACGAATTGgtcatttgtatttgttagGGAGAGCCCTAAGTTTAGTCGCTACGAATAGCAgtaagcaaatttgaagcggCAGTGCTACTTGCTCAACTCATAGATTTTCAGGTTTGTATAATTAGCAGAAATCAAATTGCTCAACATTTTAACGTCATGTAATGACAgcatcattttttaacaaaggaaaatcaaagttaaaaaatgaattgagaTACTCCTGAAAAGTCGCTGAAAGTTCAACAATGTGTAATAACTGTCGTTTGTTAACAGGTATGACTTAAAACGACAATGTGcgacaaaaatacaataagtGCATTGTTAATCTTTTGTCGTTCTTTGAACGTTGAATAGCAGCATCATTTTCCAACAGAAGCaaataagacaaaatgtaCATCGAGCTCGCAATGGATGAAGTATTACTTTTCTCAACGTAAATATGTGGGTAGTCCAAGATACTGGACTTTTCCTGAGAACAAATTAAACGGCAAAAGCGTATACAACCAGTGTTAATTCCATTCCTCAGTAAATGCGACAACAAATGGCAGATGTGTGGCTAGTTTGGAACAAGTGTGCCATTACTTTTCTCAGCCCAAATTCTTAACAGCCACACTGCAAAAAGCAAGTGAACGT comes from Syngnathus acus chromosome 21, fSynAcu1.2, whole genome shotgun sequence and encodes:
- the gja3 gene encoding gap junction alpha-3 protein — translated: MGDWSFLGRLLENAQEHSTVIGKVWLTVLFIFRILVLGAAAEEVWGDEQSDFTCNTQQPGCENVCYDQAFPISHIRFWVLQIIFVSTPTLIYLGHVLHIVRMEEKRKEKEDELQKANRFQEEEKELLYRSGDSSGGRRSKKPKPPIRDEHGKIRIRGALLRTYVFNIIFKTLFEVGFILGQYFLYGFQLQPLYKCARWPCPNKVDCFISRPTEKTIFIIFMLVVACVSLFLNLLEIYHLGWKKLKQGMTNPVSQEQESARRSARTDAREPQCSTPGTGGKYTDVTAGSGAFLPRPEFKVDNLQQEEALRQHAPVAHYYISNNNNHQLAAQQNWVNLATEQQTRELKATSPTHTSSSSSSSSSNQPPVVDAAHSATPSTSPSTRSSPGSEINESDKCHFTTTTTTVEMHKPPVTTTPDPRRLSRASKSSSVRARANDLAV